A single genomic interval of Meleagris gallopavo isolate NT-WF06-2002-E0010 breed Aviagen turkey brand Nicholas breeding stock chromosome 6, Turkey_5.1, whole genome shotgun sequence harbors:
- the CSRNP1 gene encoding cysteine/serine-rich nuclear protein 1 isoform X1 — translation MMLFSLLLQLYEQYGVTMSGVLKRKYEELGDDSTYCSSSSCSPLSSSASSGWDSDEDSSRGDSKPSSAIAPGFTPTSILKKSKRLKKNNVEFDRVTVFYFPRCQGFTSVPSRGGCTLGMVSKHSSSRQFTLAEFSKEQENVRREKLEEKLKEEKLEALKWKLTMNGTKESEEANQLTIEDISDDDIDVSNVDLEDGFFLQPYPAKKRRALLKAVGVKKIDKEEKRELHSIRLSREDCGCDCQEVCDPETCSCSLAGIKCQMDHTSFPCGCTKDGCGNTEGRIEFNQARVQTHFIHTIMKLELEKQQQSSEGVAEVEPPFRERLPQLGCTAAKGPLEERTASLAPAFQFSPELEALGENSCSSDMTDSSISSHPSEDLEEPYESLPSDKSQSDIDDDGLARILHFNDSDAEEEGDHCQDNLSCFHPADFFIEDHSCEAKPGPGASSHLSECLDENANQDSGGLLEEAMHARCDGVSCCAPAPAESCSKSYADLSLSSDSLDFFQSFSDYNLGPLYNSLKEYENLDNFSALQFQLPNFPGFPQAGDQGSCFLESLIGLSESVPETPAPFTDNQLLEDAIKSSLMETVKV, via the exons ATGatgcttttctcccttcttttgcAGTTATATGAACAATACGGCGTCACCATGAGCGGGGTGTTGAAAAGGAAGTATGAAGAGCTGGGGGATGACAGCACCtactgctcctcctcctcctgctcccctcTGTCCTCCTCGGCGTCCTCAGGCTGGGACTCAGATGAAGACAGCTCCCGTGGAGACAGCAAGCCCAGCTCTGCCATAGCACCTGGCTTTACCC CCACGTCCATTCTGAAGAAATCCAAACGGCTAAAGAAGAACAACGTGGAGTTTGACCGGGTCACTGTGTTTTACTTCCCGCGCTGCCAAGGCTTCACGAGCGTACCGAGCCGCGGGGGCTGCACGCTGGGGATGGTGAGCAAACACAGCTCCTCTCGGCAGTTCACGTTAGCAGAGTTCTCCAAGGAGCAGGAAAACGTTCGTCGggagaaactggaagaaaaattgaaagaGGAGAAGTTGGAAGCTTTGAAATGGAAA CTCACCATGAACGGCACAAAGGAATCGGAGGAAGCCAACCAGCTCACTATTGAAGACATCTCTGACGACGACATCGACGTCAGCAACGTGGACCTGGAGGATGGCTTTTTCCTCCAGCCCTATCCAGCCAAGAAAAGGCGTGCACTGCTCAAAGCCGTTGGGGTGAAGAAGATTGACAAGGAGGAGAAGCGGGAGCTGCACAGCATCCGCCTGTCCCGGGAGGACTGCGGCTGTGACTGTCAGGAGGTCTGCGATCCTGaaacctgcagctgcagcttggCGGGCATTAAGTGCCAG ATGGACCACACCTCCTTCCCCTGTGGCTGTACCAAGGATGGCTGCGGCAACACGGAGGGCAGGATCGAGTTCAACCAGGCCCGGGTACAGACCCACTTCATCCACACCATCATGAAGCTGgagctggagaagcagcagcagagcagtgaagGGGTGGCAGAGGTTGAACCTCCCTTCCGGGAGCGGTTGCCTCAGCTGGGCTGCACAGCGGCAAAGGGGCCCTTGGAAGAACGCACGGCGTCACTGGCCCCCGCCTTCCAGTTCAGCCCTGAGTTGGAAGCCCTGGGCgagaacagctgcagcagcGACATGACGGactcctccatctcctcccacCCCAGCGAGGACCTGGAGGAACCCTATGAGAGCCTCCCCTCCGACAAGTCCCAGTCGGACATCGATGATGATGGCTTGGCACGCATCCTCCACTTCAACGATTCGGATGCCGAGGAGGAGGGAGACCACTGCCAGGACAACCTGAGCTGTTTCCACCCTGCCGATTTCTTCATTGAGGACCATAGCTGCGAGGCCAAGCCTGGCCCTGGGGCCTCATCCCACCTCTCTGAGTGCCTGGACGAGAATGCCAACCAGGACAGTGGTGGGCTGCTGGAGGAGGCCATGCACGCGCGCTGTGATGGGGTGTCATGCTGCGCCCCAGCCCCAGCTGAGTCGTGTTCCAAGAGCTATGCCGacctcagcctttcctctgaCTCCTTGGATTTCTTCCAGTCCTTCTCGGACTATAACTTGGGACCCCTTTACAACTCCTTGAAGGAGTATGAGAACCTTGATAACTTCTCAGCGTTACAGTTTCAGTTGCCTAATTTCCCCGGTTTCCCGCAAGCTGGAGATCAGGGCTCCTGTTTCTTGGAGTCTCTCATCGGTTTGTCCGAATCCGTCCCCGAAACCCCAGCCCCTTTCACAGACAATCAGCTTTTGGAGGATGCCATCAAGTCATCGCTGATGGAAACGGTGAAGGTGTGA
- the CSRNP1 gene encoding cysteine/serine-rich nuclear protein 1 isoform X2: MSGVLKRKYEELGDDSTYCSSSSCSPLSSSASSGWDSDEDSSRGDSKPSSAIAPGFTPTSILKKSKRLKKNNVEFDRVTVFYFPRCQGFTSVPSRGGCTLGMVSKHSSSRQFTLAEFSKEQENVRREKLEEKLKEEKLEALKWKLTMNGTKESEEANQLTIEDISDDDIDVSNVDLEDGFFLQPYPAKKRRALLKAVGVKKIDKEEKRELHSIRLSREDCGCDCQEVCDPETCSCSLAGIKCQMDHTSFPCGCTKDGCGNTEGRIEFNQARVQTHFIHTIMKLELEKQQQSSEGVAEVEPPFRERLPQLGCTAAKGPLEERTASLAPAFQFSPELEALGENSCSSDMTDSSISSHPSEDLEEPYESLPSDKSQSDIDDDGLARILHFNDSDAEEEGDHCQDNLSCFHPADFFIEDHSCEAKPGPGASSHLSECLDENANQDSGGLLEEAMHARCDGVSCCAPAPAESCSKSYADLSLSSDSLDFFQSFSDYNLGPLYNSLKEYENLDNFSALQFQLPNFPGFPQAGDQGSCFLESLIGLSESVPETPAPFTDNQLLEDAIKSSLMETVKV; this comes from the exons ATGAGCGGGGTGTTGAAAAGGAAGTATGAAGAGCTGGGGGATGACAGCACCtactgctcctcctcctcctgctcccctcTGTCCTCCTCGGCGTCCTCAGGCTGGGACTCAGATGAAGACAGCTCCCGTGGAGACAGCAAGCCCAGCTCTGCCATAGCACCTGGCTTTACCC CCACGTCCATTCTGAAGAAATCCAAACGGCTAAAGAAGAACAACGTGGAGTTTGACCGGGTCACTGTGTTTTACTTCCCGCGCTGCCAAGGCTTCACGAGCGTACCGAGCCGCGGGGGCTGCACGCTGGGGATGGTGAGCAAACACAGCTCCTCTCGGCAGTTCACGTTAGCAGAGTTCTCCAAGGAGCAGGAAAACGTTCGTCGggagaaactggaagaaaaattgaaagaGGAGAAGTTGGAAGCTTTGAAATGGAAA CTCACCATGAACGGCACAAAGGAATCGGAGGAAGCCAACCAGCTCACTATTGAAGACATCTCTGACGACGACATCGACGTCAGCAACGTGGACCTGGAGGATGGCTTTTTCCTCCAGCCCTATCCAGCCAAGAAAAGGCGTGCACTGCTCAAAGCCGTTGGGGTGAAGAAGATTGACAAGGAGGAGAAGCGGGAGCTGCACAGCATCCGCCTGTCCCGGGAGGACTGCGGCTGTGACTGTCAGGAGGTCTGCGATCCTGaaacctgcagctgcagcttggCGGGCATTAAGTGCCAG ATGGACCACACCTCCTTCCCCTGTGGCTGTACCAAGGATGGCTGCGGCAACACGGAGGGCAGGATCGAGTTCAACCAGGCCCGGGTACAGACCCACTTCATCCACACCATCATGAAGCTGgagctggagaagcagcagcagagcagtgaagGGGTGGCAGAGGTTGAACCTCCCTTCCGGGAGCGGTTGCCTCAGCTGGGCTGCACAGCGGCAAAGGGGCCCTTGGAAGAACGCACGGCGTCACTGGCCCCCGCCTTCCAGTTCAGCCCTGAGTTGGAAGCCCTGGGCgagaacagctgcagcagcGACATGACGGactcctccatctcctcccacCCCAGCGAGGACCTGGAGGAACCCTATGAGAGCCTCCCCTCCGACAAGTCCCAGTCGGACATCGATGATGATGGCTTGGCACGCATCCTCCACTTCAACGATTCGGATGCCGAGGAGGAGGGAGACCACTGCCAGGACAACCTGAGCTGTTTCCACCCTGCCGATTTCTTCATTGAGGACCATAGCTGCGAGGCCAAGCCTGGCCCTGGGGCCTCATCCCACCTCTCTGAGTGCCTGGACGAGAATGCCAACCAGGACAGTGGTGGGCTGCTGGAGGAGGCCATGCACGCGCGCTGTGATGGGGTGTCATGCTGCGCCCCAGCCCCAGCTGAGTCGTGTTCCAAGAGCTATGCCGacctcagcctttcctctgaCTCCTTGGATTTCTTCCAGTCCTTCTCGGACTATAACTTGGGACCCCTTTACAACTCCTTGAAGGAGTATGAGAACCTTGATAACTTCTCAGCGTTACAGTTTCAGTTGCCTAATTTCCCCGGTTTCCCGCAAGCTGGAGATCAGGGCTCCTGTTTCTTGGAGTCTCTCATCGGTTTGTCCGAATCCGTCCCCGAAACCCCAGCCCCTTTCACAGACAATCAGCTTTTGGAGGATGCCATCAAGTCATCGCTGATGGAAACGGTGAAGGTGTGA